The DNA window AGTTACAAAAAGTTTTAGGTATCAGAACTAATGTCCTTAACTTTAAAGGCAAAAAGTAATAAAGATTCTAGTTAAATATGCTGTTTTATAGGGAAATATGCCTTTGTATCGTATAACCCTATTACCACACGAGATTTTGCGTAAGGCTAACAACATCTTGTCCCAATTTCTATCAACGGCTGCGGTAGGTTCATCTGTTAAAACGAGCTTGTTCGACTCACTAAAGCGCGGGCGATCGCCATCAACTATTTCACTGACAAAAACTATGATGCTTTTTCCAGTTCTGAGTGGGATTTCAAAACTTTAGAACCATCTTCCTGTTCGATTGTGTAGGCAGGGTTGTCATCGCTGGCGTTCCTTGTAACTTCTGTTCCCTGCATGGTGCGAGTAACTTTTTCTCTAAAGACTTCGCGAATATATCCTTCCGCTGTGCCATTGCCCCAATCCCACTGAACTTTCGTATTTGTTTGATAAGTGTTCATTCGTATTTTTTTTCCGATAATTTTGCTCAGTTAGCTTTGCGAAAAAGAGATAAAAAGCTTCTCATGAAAAACGATAACACTTTCAAAAGTCTTGCTATGTCTGTCTTAGAGCCGATAATTGGCTAGGTAAATAGTCAGTCAATGGTTAAGTTTTTGTTCGTGGAGCGATCGCCCTATTAAGCAGTCACAGTATTTAAAGGCTTAAGTTTTCCATCTTCTAAATTCACGATACGGTCAGCAACATCAAGGATACGGCTATCGTGGGTCACCATGAGGATTGTGCAGCCCTGTTCTCGCGCTAGATTTTGCATGAGGGTGACGACATCTCGCCCGGATTTACTGTCGAGGGCTGCGGTGGGTTCATCGGCCAAAACGAGTTTGGGTCGGCTCACTAGGGCGCGGGCGATCGCCACCCGTTGTTTTTGTCCGCCGGAGAGATTGTCTGGATAATAATCAACTCGTTCTCCGAGACCAACTTGTTCGAGCATTGCCGCCGCTTTTTCGTTCATTTCTTTGGGAGAAAATTCGGGGTGCACTTCTAATCCCATGCGCACATTTTGGAGGGCGGTCAAACTGTGGTGGAGATTGTGGGCTTGGAAAATATAACCATGTTGGCGACGGGCTTGGGCAAGTTGTCGGGTGGATGCGCCAAATAGTTCTTTATCTAACACCTTGAGGCTACCGGACTGGGCAGAACGCAACCCGCCAATTAGTGTGAGCAGGGTCGTTTTACCGGAACCGGACGGGCCTGTCATCAGAATC is part of the [Limnothrix rosea] IAM M-220 genome and encodes:
- a CDS encoding DUF2945 domain-containing protein is translated as MNTYQTNTKVQWDWGNGTAEGYIREVFREKVTRTMQGTEVTRNASDDNPAYTIEQEDGSKVLKSHSELEKAS
- a CDS encoding DevA family ABC transporter ATP-binding protein, with the translated sequence MNANTKQNKVAIAVKNLDHTFGQGNLKKQVLFNINLEIRSGEMILMTGPSGSGKTTLLTLIGGLRSAQSGSLKVLDKELFGASTRQLAQARRQHGYIFQAHNLHHSLTALQNVRMGLEVHPEFSPKEMNEKAAAMLEQVGLGERVDYYPDNLSGGQKQRVAIARALVSRPKLVLADEPTAALDSKSGRDVVTLMQNLAREQGCTILMVTHDSRILDVADRIVNLEDGKLKPLNTVTA